The following proteins are encoded in a genomic region of Phragmites australis chromosome 9, lpPhrAust1.1, whole genome shotgun sequence:
- the LOC133928819 gene encoding probable glycosyltransferase STELLO2, with protein MLVQDRPSPHAAAGGGQGHKPPSSPRCAPGSDRRHPRPFAKNLDFATWASEHSSKLLLLLFALASAAAVFLLRGAAPDAAALLCLDRSSRSGSGGPAKLPYPDVAWSKVPPLAIAPGVPFASFRSDRWIVVAVSSPPTAALAALARVKGWQLLAVGDSHTPAGWELKGAVFLSLELQAQLGYRSVDFLPYGSHVRKTAGYLFAIQHGAKVIFDADNRAEVPGNDLGRHFDVDLGSGTTNHPVLLQYSHADPNRTVVNPYVHFGQRSVWPRGLPLDKVGKVAHEVFYTEVFSGRQFIQQGLSDGLPDVDAVFYFTRKPPTAAFDLRFDAEAPKVALPQGMMAPVNSFNTLFHTPAFWGLMMPVSVSSMAADVIRGYWAQRILWEIGGYVAFYPPTIYRKDHIQAYPFAEEKDLHVNVGRLIKFLNEWRSKKRALFERILDLSYAMAEEGFWTEQDVRLTAAWLQDLLAVGYRQPRLMSLEIDRQRATIGEGDMKEFVPKKLPSVHLGVDEIGTVNYEIGNLIKWRKNFGNVVMIMHVSGPVDRTALEWRLLYGRIFKTVIILAEQSNAELAVERCTLSHAYKYLPKVFGRYSGADGFLFLQDHMILNYWNLLQANKEKLWITNKIAHSWITVPLDTKEEWFVKQGAMVKQVVGNSPVHFQTNYKESMGEDKIAFCGSELFYVPRRFVEDFGDLVGLVGDLDLHHKIAVPMFFLAMDLPQNFDSDALVGTVFKTNLAANQTFSTIYTAQAPAVFPVKVMNEIDFIKVIRLMSIGDPLLMELV; from the exons ATGCTCGTCCAGGACCGCCCGTCCCCGCACGCCGCCGCGGGTGGCGGCCAAGGCCACAAGCCGCCCTCGTCCCCGCGCTGCGCGCCGGGTTCGGACAGGCGGCACCCGCGGCCCTTCGCCAAGAACCTCGACTTCGCCACCTGGGCGTCCGAGCACTCCTCcaagctgctgctcctcctcttcgcgctcgcctccgccgccgccgtcttcctcctccgcGGCGCCGCCCCCGACGCCGCGGCGCTGCTCTGCCTCGACCGCTCCTCCCGCTCGGGCTCCGGCGGCCCCGCCAAGCTCCCCTACCCGGACGTCGCCTGGTCGAAGGTCCCGCCGCTCGCGATCGCGCCGGGGGTCCCGTTCGCGTCCTTCCGCTCCGATCGCTGGATCGTGGTCGCCGTCTCGTCCCCGCCCACCGCCGCGCTGGCCGCGCTCGCGCGCGTTAAGGGCTGGCAGCTGCTCGCCGTCGGCGACTCTCACACGCCCGCCGGGTGGGAGCTCAAGGGCGCCGTCTTCCTTTCCCTCGAGTTGCAGGCGCAGCTAGGCTATCGCTCCGTCGACTTCCTTCCCTACGGGTCTCACGTCCGCAAGACGGCGGGGTACCTGTTCGCTATCCAGCACGGGGCCAAGGTGATCTTCGACGCCGACAACCGCGCCGAGGTACCGGGGAACGATCTGGGGAGGCATTTTGATGTGGATTTGGGATCTGGCACCACCAATCACCCCGTGCTGCTCCAGTACAGCCACGCAGATCCCAACCGGACGGTGGTGAACCCCTACGTGCACTTTGGCCAGCGGTCAGTGTGGCCGCGGGGGCTGCCTCTGGATAAGGTTGGGAAGGTGGCGCACGAGGTGTTTTACACTGAGGTCTTCAGTGGCCGCCAGTTCATTCAGCAGGGGTTGTCGGATGGGTTGCCAGATGTAGATGCTGTGTTCTACTTCACTAGGAAGCCACCGACTGCGGCCTTCGATCTGAGGTTCGATGCGGAGGCGCCAAAGGTGGCGCTCCCACAGGGCATGATGGCACCAGTGAATTCATTCAATACATTGTTCCACACACCAGCTTTCTGGGGGCTCATGATGCCGGTGTCAGTGAGCTCAATGGCGGCAGATGTGATCCGTGGGTATTGGGCGCAACGGATCTTGTGGGAGATCGGTGGGTACGTGGCTTTCTATCCACCGACTATTTACCGGAAGGATCATATTCAGGCATACCCCTTCGCAGAGGAGAAGGATCTGCACGTGAACGTTGGTCGGTTGATCAAGTTCCTGAATGAGTGGAGGTCAAAAAAGAGGGCATTGTTTGAGAGGATTCTTGATTTGAGCTATGCCATGGCTGAGGAAGGGTTCTGGACAGAGCAGGATGTGAGACTAACAGCTGCCTGGCTGCAGGACCTGCTCGCTGTGGGGTACCGGCAGCCTCGGCTCATGTCATTGGAGATTGACAGGCAGCGGGCAACCATTGGAGAGGGTGACATGAAGGAATTTGTGCCCAAGAAGCTGCCATCTGTGCACCTTGGTGTCGATGAGATTGGCACAGTGAACTATGAGATTGGAAATCTTATTAAGTGGAGAAAAAACTTTGGAAATGTTGTGATGATCATGCATGTTAGTGGGCCTGTGGATCGCACGGCACTTGAGTGGAGGCTGCTTTATGGAAGGATTTTCAAGACAGTTATCATTCTTGCCGAGCAAAGCAATGCAGAGCTTGCTGTTGAACGCTGCACGCTGTCACACGCTTATAA gTATCTGCCCAAGGTGTTTGGAAGATATAGTGGTGCTGATGGATTTCTGTTCCTCCAAGACCACATGATTCTTAACTATTGGAACCTGCTGCAGGCTAACAAGGAAAAACTTTGGATTACGAATAAA ATTGCACATTCTTGGATTACTGTTCCATTGGACACCAAAGAGGAATGGTTTGTAAAGCAAGGTGCAATGGTCAAGCAGGTCGTTGGCAATTCCCCAGTTCATTTCCAGACAAACTATAAGGAAAGCATGGGCGAAGACAAGATTGCATTCTGTGGCAGTGAACTGTTCTATGTGCCCCGGCGGTTTGTTGAGGACTTCGGTGACCTTGTGGGTCTTGTTGGTGATTTGGATTTGCACCATAAGATTGCGGTCCCAATGTTCTTCTTGGCAATGGActtgcctcaaaattttgaCTCTGATGCTCTGGTTGGAACAGTATTTAAGACCAACTTGGCAGCTAATCAAACGTTCTCGACTATTTATACAGCTCAAGCACCTGCTGTTTTCCCAGTGAAAGTTATGAACGAGATCGACTTTATAAAGGTGATTCGGCTGATGTCCATAGGAGACCCTCTTTTGATGGAATTGGTATAA